ATATGGTGGATCACTGCGTAATGCTTAAGGACAAGGATGAGCGGAGGAAATGTGCTTATGCCGTAGTCGATATTATGGGAAGTATGTTCCCGCATTTGCGTGATGTGAATGATTTTAAGCATATTTTGTGGGACCACCTGGCCATAATGTCCGACTTTAAGCTTGATATCGACTATCCATATGAAGTGGTGACAAGAGAGGACCTGAATACAGCCCCCGACAAATTAAACTACAGCCGCCCTACAATGAAGTTCAGGCATTACGGGAAGTTATTGGAAAAGATGATTGCCATTGCTGCCGATATGGAAGATGGGGGGAAGAAGGATTTACTTATTGCCCAGTTGACCACACAGATGAAAAAATCTTATTCCCAATGGAATAAAGAGGTTGATGATGAGAAAATAATTGCTGACCTGCTTGAACTTTCGGGTGGGAAAATTCAGCTGGACAACGAGAGTTACTCCATTGCAGATGTAAAAAGTACGGCTTCCAAACGCAGGTTGAAAACAATTAAGTCGCAGCGGCGTAAATAGCAGATGATAACCAAGGATGAGGTCCTCAAGATAGGGAAACTGCAGAAACCTTACGGAATAAAAGGTGAAATTTCACTTGTTTTTGATAAACCAGTGTACGCCGGTATCGATACCGAATTCTATTTCCTGGATATTGACCGTATTTTTGTTCCTTTTCTTATCGAGGAAATCACGTTTATAACCGACACAGGCGCCCGGGTAAAATTTGAGGACGTGAACGATGAAACAGAGGCTGCCAGGTTTGCAAACCTATACGTTTTCTTACTTCGCAAACAGGTACCTGAAAATTTGGACGAAGAGAATCCGGATTGGGACTTTTTTATAGGTTACCGGGTTATCGACCAGCATAACCGTGATCTTGGCACCATAGAAAGCGTGGATATGGCAACCTTGAATGTTCTTTTTATTGTGAAGCAAGCAAAAGAAGAATACCTTATCCCCGCCACAGACGATTTTATCACCCGGGTAAATGACGAACAGAAGATAATTTGTATGAATCTACCCGAAGGATTGATAGATACTGGGAGTAACCTGTAAATTCCAAATTGATTGTAAGGGTCCCCGTTTTTTTTTATCTTTGCACGTCTCTTTGCAACTGCTGCACTTAATGAATGATCAAAAGCGAAAAATAGCTGTTTTAGGCTCCACAGGCTCTATCGGTACTCAAGCGTTGGATGTTATTTCACGGCATCCGGACCGTTTTGAAGCTTATGCGTTGGTAGCCAATAATCAGGTAGACCGCCTGTTGGAACAGGTTCGACGATTCAAGCCCGAAGTGGTGGTAATTGCCAATGAAAGCAAGTATGCCGCGTTGAAGGAGGCGCTTTCCGACCTGCCGGTAAAAGTCTGGGCCGGAGCCGAGGCAATTGAACAAGTGGTTCAGAATACTGAAATCGATATCGTGTTGACGGCCATGGTTGGTTTCTCCGGGTTGAAACCCACAATTTCTGCCCTAAAGGCACGAAAAACTATCGCACTGGCAAACAAGGAGACACTGGTTATCGCCGGTGAACTGATAACAAGACTGGCTCTGGAAAACAGAGCAGCCATTTTACCCGTCGATTCGGAACATTCGGCTATCTTTCAATGCCTGAATGGAGAAGGAAGCAACGAAATAGAAAAAATCTTGCTGACAGCGTCGGGTGGCCCTTTCCGGAACTTTTCGATGAGTCAGCTGCAGCAGGTGACCAGAGAACAGGCCCTTCATCATCCTAACTGGAACATGGGCGCAAAAGTAACTATCGACTCCTCCACGCTGATGAACAAGGGGTTGGAAATGATTGAAGCCAGGTGGCTTTTTGATGTAAACCCTTCCCAGATAGAGATTATAGTCCACCCGCAATCCATCATCCATTCCATGGTCCAGTTCAAGGACAGATCGATCATGGCACAACTCAGTTTGCCCGATATGCGGATGCCTATCCAATATGCTTTCTCTTATCCCGAAAGAATTACATCGGACGTAAAGCCGGTTAATTTCTTTGAACTTTCCACGCTGACTTTCGAAAAGCCCGATACAAATAGATTCCGCAACTTGGGCCTCGCTTACGAATCTATTGAAAAGGGAGGCAATATGCCTTGCATCATGAATGCCGCAAACGAGATAGCGGTGGAATTGTTTCTGCAGGAGAAAATTGGTTTTCTGCAAATGAGTGAGCTTATTGAACAAACACTGACAAAAACTGTTTTTATCCAGAATCCTTCGTTGGAAGATTACATACAGACCGATACCGAGGCCCGGGAGATTGCGCTTGAAACGGCTAAAAGACTATTAGGTGGCAAAATTTTCGGGTTCTGATTTTTAATTTACAAGAATATAAACTATATTTTAGCTGAGATAATTTAATGGAGACTTTTTTAATTAAAGCGTTACAACTGATACTGAGCTTGTCTATTCTCGTTGTTATTCACGAATTTGGACATTTTATTTTTGCACGAGTTTTCAAAATTCGCGTAGAGAAATTCTATCTTTTCTTTGATCCGTGGTTTGCCCTGTTCAGGTATAAACCCAGAAACAGCGAAACGGAATACGGTGTAGGATGGTTGCCATTGGGTGGCTATGTGAAAATTTCGGGAATGATAGACGAGTCTATGGATAAAGAACAAATGGCTCAACCCGTTCAACCGTGGGAATTTCGTGCAAAATCAACCTGGCAGAGGCTTTTGGTGATGATTGGAGGTGTTTTGTTCAACATTATCCTGGCGTTTTTCATTTACTCGATGATCGTTTTCAGGTGGGGAGATTCATACATCCCGATGAGTAAGGTTAAATCGGGAATGGAGTTTAGTGAAACTGCCGAAAGAGCCGGCTTTAGAGACGGTGATGTCCTTTTGTATGCTGACGGAAAGGAAATCATTGACCGGGCAGGAATCGTTGATAATTTTGCTGCTCAGGTCATCGATGCCCAAACCGTCACGGTCCTGAGAAGCGGCCAGGAAATAAATATACCGATGCCGGCTGATTTTGTTCAACAGCTTATGCGCGACAAGAAAGGTTTTGCAGGATACAAAGATGATGTGCCGACCGTAGTGGAGAAGGTGCAGAAAGGTTCCGAGGCAGAAAAGATCGGGCTTATGAAAGGCGACAGCTTGGTGGGGGTGAACAGTGTATTAACACCTACTTTTCAGGATTTCAGAAGTGAACTCCAAAAAAATAAAGGCCTCCGGATCTCAATTGATTTCTATCGCGAGGGTGTGCTTCAAACCGCTTCGGCCCAGTTGGATACAACAGCTGTGTTGGGATTTAATATTGCATCTTATCTGGTAACGGATCACTATACCTTTTTTGCTTCATTCCCGGCAGGGGTGAAGTATGGCATACGCACATTAAAGGGATACGTCTCCCAATTCAAGCATATATTCACTAAAGAAGGAGCATCGTCACTGGGCGGTTTCGGCACTATCGGAAATCTTTTTCCTGCAAAATGGAACTGGTATTCGTTTTGGATGATGACGGCCTTTCTTTCGGTAATTTTGGCGTTTATGAACATTCTTCCCATTCCCGGGTTGGATGGAGGGCACGTCCTCTTTCTACTCGTTGAAGCTATTTCTGGAAGAAAACCAAGTGATAAATTCCTGGAGTATGCACAGATTGCCGGTATGTTCCTGCTTATAGGGCTGGTCTTGTATGCCAACGGGATGGATATTGTGAGGGCGATATTTAAATAATTTATAACGTACAATGGGAGAAGTTGTTCGGGCTTTTTAACCCGTAACCCGTAACTCATAACCCGAAAAAATGAAAATTTCAGATCTTATACATCAGACTTCGAAACCGGTGTTTTCTTTTGAACTGCTCCCGCCGTTGAAAGGAAACAGCATCAAACAGGTTTTTAATACGATTGACCGGTTGAAAGAGTTTGGGCCGAAGTACATCAACATAACTACTCACCACAGCGAAAATACTTACAAGGAAGACGAAAACGGCATTATCCGGAAAGTGAATGTAAGAAAGCGTCCGGGCTCTGTTGCCATTGCCGCGGCCATTCAGAATAAATACGGTATTCGGGCGGTACCGCACATTATCTCACAGGGCTTTTCAAAAGAAGAAACGGAGTATGCGTTGATTGACCTTTCATTCCTGGGCGTTACTGACCTGTTGTTGTTGCGCGGTGACACCAAAAAATTGGATGCCGACCAGCGAAAAATGGATTGTCACTCTTACGCAACAGGATTACAGGAGCAGGTGAATAATTTTAACAACGGGATTGCCTTGGACGGCTCTACGTTCCCGGCGCCCGAAACTCCGTTTACCTATGGGATGGCATGTTATCCCGAGAAACACGAAGAGTCACCCAACATGGAGTCGGAGATCTATTATACTAAAATGAAAGCTCAGAATGGCGCTGACTATCTTGTGACGCAGATGTTTTTCGATAATCAAAAGTACTTTGATTTTGTCGATCGTTGCCGCGCCGAAGGAATTACTATTCCCATCGTTCCGGGTATAAAGCCCATTCATTTAAAAAATCAGCTGAATGTCCTTCCCAAGATATTCAGGACAGAAATTCCCGAAGACCTGGAGCATGAACTGCGCAAATGCAAGACCGATGCCGATGCCGTAGAGGTAGGAGTGGAATGGTGCCTTTTGCAAAGCAGGGAGTTGGTGCAGCGGGGTGTGCCCGGAATCCACTTTTATGCTTTGGGGGCAACAGAAAGTATTTACCGGGTAGCCCGGGAGGTGTATTGATGTACTAGAAATAGAGAAACTTTCCTGCCGTAAAATAAACTGTGGCGGCAATCAGTGCGCTGACGGGAATAGTTAATATCCATGCAACAAGTAGTTTCCGGGTAACCCCCCAGCGGACAGCTGATAGGCGTTTTACCGAACCAACACCAATGATTGCACCTGTGATGGTGTGGGTAGTACTTACGGGAATTTTTAGGAACTCGGTGAGGTACAGTGTGAATGCCCCGGCAGTTTCCGCAACAACTCCTTCAAAAGGAGTTACTTTGGTGATGCGTGTTCCCATAGTCTTGACAATCTTCCAACCACCGGACATTGTGCCCAACGAGATGGCAAAGAAGCAGGAGAATGCTACCCAGTTGGGTAAATCGCTGATGGACTCAATTCCGAATCCTATTTCAGGGTGCTGGATGTGGGTGGCGATTAATGCGGCGGCGATGATGCCCATTACTTTTTGAGAGTCGTTCAGCCCGTGGCCGATACTGAACAGGGCAGATGATACGAGCTGGAAATGCTTAAACCAGGTATTCGCCTTGTGCGGATTCGCACGCTTTACAGACCATTGCAAGACGATGGTAAGAATCATGGCTGCCAGCATCCCTACCAGGGGCGCAATGAAAATAAAGGAAGCAATCTTCACAATCACGGAAACCTTGATGACCGAAAAACTGGCCCATTTTGCAATGGCCGCGCCGGCAAACCCTCCAATCAATGTATGCGAAGAGGACGAAGGAATCCCAAGCCACCAGGTCAGCAAATTCCACGTAATGGCTGCCACTAACCCGGAAAAAATAATGGGAAGAGTGATGAATTCGGCAATCACGGTTTTTGAAACGGTGTCGGCAATCCCGAAGCCACCGATGAGGTATTTGGCAATGAAGAAAGCGACAAAGTTAAACATGGCTGCCCACAGAACGGCTTGAAAGGGAGTCAGCACCTTGGTGGAAACGATGGTGGCAATGGAGTTGGCCGCATCGTGAAAGCCATTTATAAAATCAAAAATAAGCGCTAAGGAAATAATAACGATCAATAACGTCATACGGATTATTATAAGTTAAGATAAAATAGAATGAAAAACAGCCAGGTAATAACTCTTTTACGCGTATTTTACGATAATCGTTTTTATAATCTTCCCTACGCCTTCAGCTGCATCGGTGGCTTTTTCAAGCTCAAACATGATTTCTTTCTTTTTTATCAACTCGATGCTCTCTTTTTGATTTTCAAATAAGTCGATTAGGAAGTGTTCATAAACATCATCAGCCCTGTTTTCAATAAGATGTAGTTCCCGGCAATAATCCGATACTCTTTTTCTACTTTTCTTCAGGACATCCAATTCATTTACGGCTTTTTCTATCTGGGCAGATGCTTCTATAATCAGTTCGACCATATCTTTGGCTGCAGCCGGCATCTCTTTGGGATTATACAAAAAAACTTTTTTGGCAGCGCTGTTGATATAATCTGTGACATCGTCCATTTTGGTTGCCAGGTTATGAATATCTTCACGATCAAAGGGTGTGATAAAAGTAGCATTCAGTTCATCAAAAATTTTGTTGGAAAGGGTGTCCCCTTTGCGTTCCTCGTCTTTTATTTTTTTGTAGTAATCTGCAGCATTAGCGTGATTGCCTTTTTCCACAAACTCCAACATTAAATAAGATGCTGATTTTATCACTTCTACTATCCCCTTCAAAAGCGGAAAGAACTTGGGCTCCTTTGGGGTGAACTTACTAAAAAATGAATTATTCATTGTCCTTTTGTATCTATAAATTTCAGAAAACGGTCGCGGAACAGGCGCAGATTTTTCTGATCAACGCGAGCCTACAAGCAAAAAATCACGCAAAATTACTTCATTTTTTTAATTTTGAGTTAAGAAATTGTTTTGGATTTTAAATTTCTTCAAAATAACCCGCTACTATGTGCGAATTGAAAATCCAAATCCATCAAAAAGTACGCATGAA
This portion of the Petrimonas sulfuriphila genome encodes:
- a CDS encoding inorganic phosphate transporter, whose amino-acid sequence is MTLLIVIISLALIFDFINGFHDAANSIATIVSTKVLTPFQAVLWAAMFNFVAFFIAKYLIGGFGIADTVSKTVIAEFITLPIIFSGLVAAITWNLLTWWLGIPSSSSHTLIGGFAGAAIAKWASFSVIKVSVIVKIASFIFIAPLVGMLAAMILTIVLQWSVKRANPHKANTWFKHFQLVSSALFSIGHGLNDSQKVMGIIAAALIATHIQHPEIGFGIESISDLPNWVAFSCFFAISLGTMSGGWKIVKTMGTRITKVTPFEGVVAETAGAFTLYLTEFLKIPVSTTHTITGAIIGVGSVKRLSAVRWGVTRKLLVAWILTIPVSALIAATVYFTAGKFLYF
- the rimM gene encoding 16S rRNA processing protein RimM, encoding MITKDEVLKIGKLQKPYGIKGEISLVFDKPVYAGIDTEFYFLDIDRIFVPFLIEEITFITDTGARVKFEDVNDETEAARFANLYVFLLRKQVPENLDEENPDWDFFIGYRVIDQHNRDLGTIESVDMATLNVLFIVKQAKEEYLIPATDDFITRVNDEQKIICMNLPEGLIDTGSNL
- a CDS encoding 1-deoxy-D-xylulose-5-phosphate reductoisomerase; translated protein: MNDQKRKIAVLGSTGSIGTQALDVISRHPDRFEAYALVANNQVDRLLEQVRRFKPEVVVIANESKYAALKEALSDLPVKVWAGAEAIEQVVQNTEIDIVLTAMVGFSGLKPTISALKARKTIALANKETLVIAGELITRLALENRAAILPVDSEHSAIFQCLNGEGSNEIEKILLTASGGPFRNFSMSQLQQVTREQALHHPNWNMGAKVTIDSSTLMNKGLEMIEARWLFDVNPSQIEIIVHPQSIIHSMVQFKDRSIMAQLSLPDMRMPIQYAFSYPERITSDVKPVNFFELSTLTFEKPDTNRFRNLGLAYESIEKGGNMPCIMNAANEIAVELFLQEKIGFLQMSELIEQTLTKTVFIQNPSLEDYIQTDTEAREIALETAKRLLGGKIFGF
- a CDS encoding methylenetetrahydrofolate reductase, with the translated sequence MKISDLIHQTSKPVFSFELLPPLKGNSIKQVFNTIDRLKEFGPKYINITTHHSENTYKEDENGIIRKVNVRKRPGSVAIAAAIQNKYGIRAVPHIISQGFSKEETEYALIDLSFLGVTDLLLLRGDTKKLDADQRKMDCHSYATGLQEQVNNFNNGIALDGSTFPAPETPFTYGMACYPEKHEESPNMESEIYYTKMKAQNGADYLVTQMFFDNQKYFDFVDRCRAEGITIPIVPGIKPIHLKNQLNVLPKIFRTEIPEDLEHELRKCKTDADAVEVGVEWCLLQSRELVQRGVPGIHFYALGATESIYRVAREVY
- a CDS encoding DUF47 domain-containing protein; the protein is MNNSFFSKFTPKEPKFFPLLKGIVEVIKSASYLMLEFVEKGNHANAADYYKKIKDEERKGDTLSNKIFDELNATFITPFDREDIHNLATKMDDVTDYINSAAKKVFLYNPKEMPAAAKDMVELIIEASAQIEKAVNELDVLKKSRKRVSDYCRELHLIENRADDVYEHFLIDLFENQKESIELIKKKEIMFELEKATDAAEGVGKIIKTIIVKYA
- a CDS encoding DUF4290 domain-containing protein, which encodes MIYNTQKKKLVMPEYGRNIQNMVDHCVMLKDKDERRKCAYAVVDIMGSMFPHLRDVNDFKHILWDHLAIMSDFKLDIDYPYEVVTREDLNTAPDKLNYSRPTMKFRHYGKLLEKMIAIAADMEDGGKKDLLIAQLTTQMKKSYSQWNKEVDDEKIIADLLELSGGKIQLDNESYSIADVKSTASKRRLKTIKSQRRK
- the rseP gene encoding RIP metalloprotease RseP, translating into METFLIKALQLILSLSILVVIHEFGHFIFARVFKIRVEKFYLFFDPWFALFRYKPRNSETEYGVGWLPLGGYVKISGMIDESMDKEQMAQPVQPWEFRAKSTWQRLLVMIGGVLFNIILAFFIYSMIVFRWGDSYIPMSKVKSGMEFSETAERAGFRDGDVLLYADGKEIIDRAGIVDNFAAQVIDAQTVTVLRSGQEINIPMPADFVQQLMRDKKGFAGYKDDVPTVVEKVQKGSEAEKIGLMKGDSLVGVNSVLTPTFQDFRSELQKNKGLRISIDFYREGVLQTASAQLDTTAVLGFNIASYLVTDHYTFFASFPAGVKYGIRTLKGYVSQFKHIFTKEGASSLGGFGTIGNLFPAKWNWYSFWMMTAFLSVILAFMNILPIPGLDGGHVLFLLVEAISGRKPSDKFLEYAQIAGMFLLIGLVLYANGMDIVRAIFK